TATTTTTTAATTATTTGAAATATTAACATGTTATAATATATAAAAAATATTCTGGAGGTTTTGGTTATGAAAAAGATTATATGGAATATATTATTTGTATTATATCTGTTAGTATTAATATATTTTTCAGTAACTCCAAAACCACCGTTTAATTATTCGAGATTTTATGGAGAAGATAAAATATGGCATTTTCTTGCATATGCTGGAGGGATGTTTTTATTTTTAAAAGGATTGATTAACAAAAAATGGTATATTATACCTTCAATAGGATTAATATTAACGCTTCCAGTTGCAAGTGAGTATATTCAAGCGCTTTCTCCATACAGGCAATTTTCATTATATGATTCTTTTGCAAGTTATCTTGGTATTTTATCAATTATTTTGGTGTTTTATATTTCAAAAAAATTCATTAACTATAAAAGAAAAGCTGCGTAGGCAGCTTTTCTTTATTTATTTTCTGGTAAATTATTATCCTTATTTTCATTGTTGTTTTCAATTATAACTTCCTGATTAACCTTTATGTATTCGACTCCTCCGCTTTCTGTTGTTATTTCCATATTCTCGTCTTCACCTTTTTCCCACAATTCAAATTTTTTCATAACCAGATCATAAGTCTTTTCGCTAACTTCTGGAAGTTTTCCTCCTAACATATCTCTAACGCTCTGAAATCCCTCTTTTACGGCATTTCTCAATAAATCGATTTTTGATTTATCACCACCAGATATGGATTTTGCAAATTCAATAAGCCTATCTGAAACAGACTCAGGACTCCAATACCCATCACCTTCAAGTTCTTTTTTCATCTCTGCTCTTTCATCTTCTGTAATACCTAATTGCTTTTTTATTTTATCTTCAACCCATGCTTTAAACTTATCATACATCTGTTGAGATTCTTCCTTCATATCCTTCCATTTTGAAGGATCAATTTCAATCTTTTTTCCAACTACGCTGGAATAAGTAGCTTTCATATACTCTATTTCTGTCTTTACATAAACATCGCCTTTAGGGGATTTATTTGCAGATTTATTGTTTTCATTGTTTTTTGATTTATTTTTTTCTTCAAATTCCTTTGTGTTTTCTAATTTTGTTATTTCAGTGTACTTAAAATAATTAAAATTTTCTCCGTTTATTCTCATCAGAATCACCTCCTTTATATAATTCGTCTATTTTTACTGTTATATTAATATTATATCATAATAAATAAAAAATCTCCCTGAAAATCAGGGAGATTCATTTTTGAGACTTGATTAAAAGGGTTAAATCTTAAATTTCTTTAAACCATCTACAAGGATTTGAGCTTTTTCAGAAAGTCTTTCAGTAATATCTTCTAATTTTTGCAAGCTTATATTTTGATTTTCAATTGAATCGGCAATTTCTGTGATTTCATCTGAGATATTTATAATTTCCCGTGTAATCCTATCCATTCCCATTGCAATTTCTTCTGTAGATGAACCCTGTTGTTCAGCACTTGCACTGAGATTTTCTATATTTACGGTGATATTCTGGATTTTTTGAGTAATATTTGAGAATTTCTCTGCAACAATATTAGCCTCAGCTTCTACATCTTTTATGATTTCACCTGTTTTTGATGTAGCATCGCTTGCATCGTCTGCACCGTCTTTTATTTCTCCTAATATTTCAGCAATTTGTTCTGTAGCCCTCTTACTTTCTTCTGCTAATTTTCTTATTTCATCAGCAACAACAGCAAATCCTTTCCCGGCTTCTCCAGCCCTTGCTGCTTCTATTGCAGCGTTTAAAGCAAGGAGATTAGTTTGTTCTGTGATATTTTCTATTGTTTCTACTATCTGTTCAATATTTTGTGCTTTGTTTGCGAGATTTTGAACGGTATTTATTGTAATATCAGACTGTTTAACAGCATTTGTTATTGTTGTAATTATTTTTGAAATTGATTCGCTACCTTCAGTAGCAGTTTGAGAAACATCTTTTGCTTCTTCATATAAGTTCTGTGAATTTTCTGATATATTTTGTGCTGAAGCGGAAATTTCTTCTACTCCGGAATTCATTTCTTCAATGGAAGAAGAAACTAAATTTGAGCTTTTATCCATATCTTCAGTCTTTTCTGTAATTTTTGCCATTTGTGTTGACTGAATTCTTGCATTTTCTTCAAGTTCTACGGCTGATTCTTCCAGATCAGAAGCAGATTTTCTTACACTAATTAAATAATTTCTGAGATTATTTGCCATGTAATTTAATGATTCTGCAATTCTTGCAATTTCATCTTTACCTCTTGCGCTAAATTTAATGGTTAAATCACCTTCGCCAAATTTTTTAACATCATTTGAGAGTTTTTCAAGAGGTTTAGCAATAGAATTTCCAAGTAGTATTGAAACAATAACTGCAACTGAAGCAGCTAAAATTACAATTAATACAAAGAAATTAACAATACCTCTTAGTTTTGCAAGTAAAGCGCTTTTTGGAATTGAAACTGCAACAGACCAATTCATTGATTTTATAGGTGCATAGATTAATATTCTTTTTTGATTGTTTTCAACAGTAATTTCACCATAACCTTTTTCACCATTGATCATCTTTTGCGCAATTTCACTTAAACCTTTATAATTTAAATTAAAAACACTGCTTCCTATAAATTTCTTTATTGTATGTGCAATCATTGTTCCGTGTGAATCTAAGATAAAACTATAATTACCTTCTGCTGAAGTGCTAACAAAATTCAGAAATTTTTCAAGAGAAATTGTACCACCAACTAAACCTATGGTTTTATTATTTTCATCTCTAATCGAATGTGCAATAACTATTATAGATGTTCCGTCGGCTTTTGATATTAAAACGTCGCTTATAGCAATATCGTTTCCGTTCATTATTTTTTTAAAGTAATCTCTATCAGCAATATTGGTTTTTACATTTGTTGTTGTGTAGGCATTTCCATCTTTATCTGCTATAAATAACATGCTGTAATCATCTAAAATTTCATTATCTTTTTTTAAGATTGCAATTGAATCAGTCATGTTCATATTTTTAAAGATTTTTTTGTTTGAGATAAGTGTCATTTCATGAATTAACGAATTAAAGAACATTTCTACCTGTGATGCCTGTTGTTCTAAAATGGAAAATGAATTTTCTTCAATTAGACTTTCAAGTGATGCTGATAAATAAAAATACAGAAAAAATCCAACAAAAGCTCCAGCAGAAATTATAATTGTTGAGAATACTATAAGTATTTTTCTTCTAATAGAATTCACAATTACACCTCCGATTGTTAAAAATTCGAATTTTTGCAAGGAAATTATATCATAAAATATATGATAAAAAATTTCAAAAAAAATATATTAATATTAAATATCCATTATTTATTATTAATGTTATATTAATAAGTTTAACGGGTGTTCTGGATTTGGAAGGATTTGTCTTTAATTGAAAGATTATTATGATATAATACTATGTTATGAGTTTTTAAAGAGTTGCAGTAACAATATTGGAAAGGTTGAGTTAAGAATGGAAATATAAAATTTTTTTATGGAGGAATTATGGTATGATATTAATAGTTAATGGTCCTAACCTTAATATGTTAGGCAAACGCCCAAAAGAAATATATGGTAATTTTTCATATCAGGATCTTTTGAAATTGATCGAAGATTGGTCTGAAAAGAACAAAATAAAAACAGAAGTTTTTCAGTCAAATTTTGAAGGAGAAATTATTAACAGACTTCAGAAAATGGATTTTGATGGGCTTATAATTAATGCAGGTGCTTATACACACTATAGTTATGCAATTAAGGATGCTCTGGAAATAATTGATGTTCCTAAAATCGAATTGCATATTTCTAATATATATAAAAGAGAAGAATTTAGAAAGAAAAGTGTAATAGCCCCTGTATGCGATGGACAGATTACAGGGTTAGGACTCGATGGGTATATCCTGGCATTGGAATACCTGAAAAAAATCATAGGAAAGAGGTAGAAAATGGAAAAGCTAGTAAAGTTTGAGGATTTAGGATTATCAGAAAGTACATTAAAGGCGTTAAAGAAAAAGGGGTTTGAGGAACCAACACCAATTCAGGAAAAGGTTATACCAATTCTTTTACAGGAAGGTATTGATGTAATTGGTCAGGCGCAGACTGGAACAGGTAAAACAGCAGCATTTGGATTACCGTTAATTGAAAAATTAGAACCTTCAAAAAAGGTAAAGGCTTTAATTTTAACTCCTACAAGGGAATTGGCTATTCAGGTTGCAGAGGAGATTAATTCTTTAAAAGGAAGAAAAAAGTTAAATATTCTTCCTATTTATGGTGGACAATCAATAGAAAACCAAATTTCAAGACTTAAAAAAGGTATTGATATCGTAGTTGGAACACCGGGAAGAATATTGGATCATATTAGAAGAAAAACATTGGATTTAAAACATGTTTCTTATGTAATTCTTGATGAAGCAGATGAGATGCTTGATATGGGATTTATAGATGATGTAGAGGAAATACTTTCAAATACACCAGAAAAAAAGCAAATACTTTTATTCTCAGCTACAATGCCATCAAGAATTTTAAAGCTTGCAAAAAAATATATGAGCAATTACAAGATAATTTCTGTAAAACCAGAACAATTAACAACGGAATTAACAGAGCAGATATATTTTGAGGTTAATGAATCAGATAAATTTGAGGCGTTATGTAGAATTATAGATATAGAACCAGAGTTTTACGGTCTTGTATTCTGTAGAACAAAGGTAGATGTTGATACTGTTTCAAACAGACTTATTGATAGGGGATATAGTGCAGAGGCATTACATGGAGATTTATCCCAATATCAAAGAGAAAGAATTTTAAGGAAATTCAAAACAAAGAGAGCAAATATTCTTGTAGCAACAGATGTTGCAGCAAGAGGTATTGATATTTCAGATTTGACACATGTAATAAATTATTCATTGCCTCAAAATCCTGAATCGTATGTTCATAGAATTGGAAGAACAGGAAGGGCAGGAAAAGAAGGAACAGCTATTACTTTTGTTACACCAGAAGAATATAGAAAGTTATTGTTTATAAAAAGAATTTCAAAAAGCGATATAAAGAAAAAGAGAATTCCTAAAATAAAGGATGTTATAGAATCAAAGAAAAATAGAATAAAAACAGAAATAAATAATATCCTTGAAAGCGAAACATATGAAAACTATCTTGAATTAGCAAATGAAATGCTCGAAAATAGAAATGCAAATGAAGTACTTGCAGCAGTATTAAAATATGCTTTTCAGGATGAACTTGATGAAAGAAATTATAATGAAATTAGAGAAGTTAAAGGAAAATCATTTGTTGATAAGAAAGGTAAAACAAGATTATTTGTAGCCCTTGGTAAAGATGACGGAATCACAAAGGAAAAAATATTAAAATTAATAAAAGATTATACAAAACTTGATAATGTTAGATTAAGAGATGTAAGGATACTCGATAAATTTTCTTTTATTACTGTGTCTTTTGAAGATGCAGAGATTATACTTGAATCTTTTAAAAAGAAAAGAAGAGGAAGAAAACCAATAATTGCGAAAGCAAAAGAAAAAAGCAGAAAGGCGGAATAATTATGAAAGTACAGAAAGGAAATACTGTAAAGTTACACTACAAAGGGACATTAAATGACGGAACTGTTTTTGATTCATCAGAAGGAAGAGAACCATTAGAATTTACAGCAGGTGCAGGACAGGTAATTCCAGGATTTGATAAAGCTGTTATGGATATGGAAGTTGGAGAAAAAAAGACATTCACTATTCCTGCTGAAGAGGCATATGGAGAATATTCTGAAGAAAAAGTATTTGAATTACCAAGACAGAGTTTTCCACCTAATATAGATGAAGCAGTTGGCCAAACAGTACAACTTGCAGATCAATCAGGAAATGTATTCCTTGCTAAAATCCTTGAAGTTACAGATGAAATGGTAAAAATGGATACAAATCATCCTCTTGCAGGTAAGGATTTAACCTTTGAAATTGAAATTGTAGAAATTAACTAAAAATAATTAAAATCACTGGAGGAGAAAGTATGAAAAAGGTTGAACTTCTTTCTCCAGCCGGAAATATGGAAAAATTAAAAATGGTTTTCCGCTATGGTGCTGATGCAGCTTACCTTGGCGGAAAATTTTTCAATTTAAGAGCTCTGGCTGGAAACTTCTCAAATGAAGAGATAGTAGAAGCTGTAAAATATGCTCATTCTCTTGGGAAAAAGATATATGTTACTTTAAATATAATAGCTCATAATAATGAAATTGAAAAGGTTGCAGATTATGCTAAATTTCTCGAATCTGCTGGTGTAGATGCTGTTATAGTTGCAGATTTAGGTGTTTTTAAAATAGTTAGGGACAATACAGATCTTGAAATAAATGTAAGTACTCAGGCAAGTAATACCAACTGGATGAGCGTAAAAGTGTGGCATGAAATGGGAGCAAAAAGAATTATTTTAGCTCGTGAATTATCATTAAAAGAAATTCGCGAAATAAGGGAAAAAGTACCTGATGTTGAGTTGGAAGTTTTTATACATGGTGCAATGTGTATGTCTATTTCAGGAAGATGTTTGTTGAGTAATTATTTAACAGGAAGAGATGCCAATAGAGGAGCATGTGCTCAACCTTGCAGATGGAAGTATCATCTTGTTGAAGAGAACAGACCAGGTGAATACTATCCTATTTATGAAGATGAAAGAGGAACATTTATAATGAATTCCAGGGATCTTTGTACAATAGAGTTTATTGATCAGATTTTGGATACTGGTATTGATAGTTTAAAGATAGAAGGAAGAATGAAGGGAATATACTACGGTGCAATAGTAACAAAAGTATATAGAGAAGCAATAGATAAATATTATGAAGGTAATTTTAAATATGATCCTAAATGGATGGAGTATTTAAATTCTGTAAGTAACAGAAAATATACAAAAGGATTCTTCTTTGGCAATCCTGGAGCAGAAGGTCAAAATTATGATTCTTCATCATATAATAAAACACATGAAATTGTTGCAAAGGTCCTTGGTAAAAGCCGAGATGGTAAATCAATACTTGAAATTAGAAGTAAGATTGCAGTAGGCGAAGAAGTTGAAATTATAAAACCAGTTGGCGATCCAATAAAAATAAAAATGCCGGAAATGATTAAAATGAGAAAGGGCCAGGAAGAAGGAAAAATAGAAATAGCTAATCCAAATGTAATAGTAAAAGTCGATCTTGATCTAGAAGAAATGGATATATTAAGAAAAAAGCTCCAGAAATAAATTCTGGAGCTTTTATTTTTTTCTATTATTATTTTTCTTCAATTCCTAAGAGAGCATTACAATATGTTTTTGGATCAAAAATTTGAAGGTCATCGGCTTTTTCTCCGACGCCTATTAATTTAATAGGAATATCCAATTCCTGATTAATAGCAAAAGCAATACCGCCTTTTGCTGTTCCGTCTAATTTTGTAACCACAATTCCGGTTAAATCAGTTGTTTCTTTAAACACCTTTGCCTGAATAATACCGTTTTGGCCGGTAGTTCCATCGAGTACAAGTAAGGTTTCATGTGGAGCATCTGGAATAACCTTTTGAATAACCCTTTTTATTTTCTTTAACTCTTCCATAAGATTCTGTTTTGTATGCAATCTTCCGGCAGTATCTATTATTACTATATCTCTTCCTTTAGCGACAGCATGATTTAATGCATCGAAAGCTACAGCAGCAGCGTCAGCACCATGTGTATGGGCTATTACATCAATACCTAATCTATTACCCCATTCCTTTAATTGTTCAATAGCAGCTGCCCTAAATGTATCACCTGCAGCAAATACCACATCATGTCCTTTGTCTTTGTATAATTTTCCAAGTTTTGCAATGGTAGTGGTTTTTCCTGTTCCGTTTACACCGACAACAAGTATTACAAACGGTTTTTTATCTGGATTAAATGACAAAGGTTCATCTTTTAAATGTTCAACCATAATATCTCTTAATAGTAATAAAGGATCGTCTGAGTTTTCTTTTTTATATCGTTCTTTTAATTCTTTAAGAATATCTTCTGTTGCTTCGACTCCCATGTCTGAAAGAATCATAATTTCTTCCAATTCTTCTAAGACTTCATCGTCAAGTTTTCTTCCAGCAAAGAGTGTTTTAATATTTCCAAAAAATTTATCTCTTGTTTTTTTAAGTCCTTCTGCAATTTTATTAAAGAATCCCATGCTTTATCCTCCTACATCTAATTTGTTAACTTCGGATATATTTTACCATTAAGATAATAATTTTGCAAACATTATAGTTTGAATTTTATGACTATTATGGTAAAATATGATTATGAGAGTATTAAAAAAAATAAGAAGGAGATAATACTATGGGTGACTTCTGGGAAGATACCACATCCTGTCCGTTGTGCGGCAAAGCGTTTCCATATACAAAAATAAAAATTGATAGTATTAGAATTGAAAAGTACGATGATGATTTAAAGCCGACGTATAGAGGTCCTAATCCTCTTCATTTTTCAATTTTAACATGTCCTAAATGTGGATTTACTTACTTTAATGGTGATGATGACCTGTTTAAGAGAATAGGTAAGGATACAAAAAAAGATTTAAAAGAATATTTAAAAAGAGTTAGAGATAAAATGGGGAAAATAGATAATAGTAAGAATAAAAGTATAGATTTTTTGAAAAAACAGTATGCACTTGCTGGAATTGTGTATAAAATAGTAAATAATCCTGGAAGAATAGCGAGAACGTTTATACGTTTAGCATGGATATTCAGAGAAGAAGGAAAAGAAATGGCAGAATTAAAGATGCTGGTTTCTGCAGTTGAAATCCTTGAAAAGAATTTTAAGGATTTAAATTCTGATGAGGATTTAATAATGTATTACTTCTTTAAAGGATATACAAATTATAGGATAGGAAAGAAAAAAGAAGCCAAAGAATTTTTTAATAAATTGGTTGGAAGATATAAAAATTCAAAGAATCCATATGTAAAACAGGCAGAAAAGTTGAAAGGGGATCTGTGATGAAAAGATTGAGTTACATAGTTCTATTAATAATTTTAGTACAGTTTTTTTCATCCTGTTCGTTATTACAGGGAGTTGCATCAGACAACGAAAGATTGAATGATTTAGAAACAGAAGTTTCAACATTGAAATTAAAATTGACAAATTATGAATCTGAATTAAATTATTATAAGGAAACTGTAGAAACATACAATAGTAGAATAGAAGATTTGAATAGAAATATAACAAATTTAGGAGCGAAAATAAAAAAAATAGAAGATACATTATCTGCTTCTAATGCAGAAATTGCAAATGAGTTAAATAAATATAAAAGTGAGCTTATTTTATATCAAAATACATTAAATAATCTTCAAAAAAAGATTGGAGATATTCAGAATATTGATAATGAAGGTGTATATTCAAATTTATTGTCTGATATTAATCAAAGGATCACAAATATTGAAAATAACATAAAAATATTAAATAATGAAGCTGTAAGGATTTCCGATTTAAATACACTAAAGAATGAATTTATAACCAGAGACTCAACAGAATTACAGCAAAAGTTTGAAGCATTAAATATCAAAATAACAAATGAAGAAAAAAGAATAGATGATTTAAAAAGAGAGATACATACAACTTCTTCTTCTATTACAAATATAGAAGTATCTCTAAAAAATATGCAAAATAAAGGATTAATATTGGAAGGAAAAATAAATAATATAGAAAAAACCCTTGCGGGTATAACATTATCTTCAACTGAAATAAAAAACAACATAGATGTTGCTGTTAAAAATAATATAGACGAATTGTTGAAAACTGTTAATTCTTTAGATAAGGTGTGGCAGATTAATTTTGAAACATTAGAAAAGGATTTTGATAATTTAAAAAATGATTATAACTCATTTAAAGGAAAAGTTGGAGCAATTATAGATGAGGAAAATTTGAAAAAATACGTATATGAATCCGTTTCTGCAGAAACACAGAGAGAAGTTGCAAAGTTGTTTTATAAAACCAAAAGTGATGAACTATTAAAAATAAAAGGTCTTGAAAATCAGATGGCGCAGCTTGAGAAGAATATAAAAAATCTTGAAAATTCATTTGAAATGATAACATCACGACCTATTAGTACATTTGATGAAAAATACAAAACACAGCTGGATGAACTGGAAAGAAAATTAACAAATGCATTAATAAGTTTTTCAAAAGCTGAAATAAAAGATCTTTTTGGTTCAACAGACCAAATAATTTATCAGGTAAAACCAGGTGATACTTT
This is a stretch of genomic DNA from Marinitoga piezophila KA3. It encodes these proteins:
- a CDS encoding methyl-accepting chemotaxis protein — translated: MNSIRRKILIVFSTIIISAGAFVGFFLYFYLSASLESLIEENSFSILEQQASQVEMFFNSLIHEMTLISNKKIFKNMNMTDSIAILKKDNEILDDYSMLFIADKDGNAYTTTNVKTNIADRDYFKKIMNGNDIAISDVLISKADGTSIIVIAHSIRDENNKTIGLVGGTISLEKFLNFVSTSAEGNYSFILDSHGTMIAHTIKKFIGSSVFNLNYKGLSEIAQKMINGEKGYGEITVENNQKRILIYAPIKSMNWSVAVSIPKSALLAKLRGIVNFFVLIVILAASVAVIVSILLGNSIAKPLEKLSNDVKKFGEGDLTIKFSARGKDEIARIAESLNYMANNLRNYLISVRKSASDLEESAVELEENARIQSTQMAKITEKTEDMDKSSNLVSSSIEEMNSGVEEISASAQNISENSQNLYEEAKDVSQTATEGSESISKIITTITNAVKQSDITINTVQNLANKAQNIEQIVETIENITEQTNLLALNAAIEAARAGEAGKGFAVVADEIRKLAEESKRATEQIAEILGEIKDGADDASDATSKTGEIIKDVEAEANIVAEKFSNITQKIQNITVNIENLSASAEQQGSSTEEIAMGMDRITREIINISDEITEIADSIENQNISLQKLEDITERLSEKAQILVDGLKKFKI
- the aroQ gene encoding type II 3-dehydroquinate dehydratase, which produces MILIVNGPNLNMLGKRPKEIYGNFSYQDLLKLIEDWSEKNKIKTEVFQSNFEGEIINRLQKMDFDGLIINAGAYTHYSYAIKDALEIIDVPKIELHISNIYKREEFRKKSVIAPVCDGQITGLGLDGYILALEYLKKIIGKR
- a CDS encoding DEAD/DEAH box helicase; protein product: MEKLVKFEDLGLSESTLKALKKKGFEEPTPIQEKVIPILLQEGIDVIGQAQTGTGKTAAFGLPLIEKLEPSKKVKALILTPTRELAIQVAEEINSLKGRKKLNILPIYGGQSIENQISRLKKGIDIVVGTPGRILDHIRRKTLDLKHVSYVILDEADEMLDMGFIDDVEEILSNTPEKKQILLFSATMPSRILKLAKKYMSNYKIISVKPEQLTTELTEQIYFEVNESDKFEALCRIIDIEPEFYGLVFCRTKVDVDTVSNRLIDRGYSAEALHGDLSQYQRERILRKFKTKRANILVATDVAARGIDISDLTHVINYSLPQNPESYVHRIGRTGRAGKEGTAITFVTPEEYRKLLFIKRISKSDIKKKRIPKIKDVIESKKNRIKTEINNILESETYENYLELANEMLENRNANEVLAAVLKYAFQDELDERNYNEIREVKGKSFVDKKGKTRLFVALGKDDGITKEKILKLIKDYTKLDNVRLRDVRILDKFSFITVSFEDAEIILESFKKKRRGRKPIIAKAKEKSRKAE
- a CDS encoding FKBP-type peptidyl-prolyl cis-trans isomerase, whose translation is MKVQKGNTVKLHYKGTLNDGTVFDSSEGREPLEFTAGAGQVIPGFDKAVMDMEVGEKKTFTIPAEEAYGEYSEEKVFELPRQSFPPNIDEAVGQTVQLADQSGNVFLAKILEVTDEMVKMDTNHPLAGKDLTFEIEIVEIN
- a CDS encoding peptidase U32 family protein, with product MKKVELLSPAGNMEKLKMVFRYGADAAYLGGKFFNLRALAGNFSNEEIVEAVKYAHSLGKKIYVTLNIIAHNNEIEKVADYAKFLESAGVDAVIVADLGVFKIVRDNTDLEINVSTQASNTNWMSVKVWHEMGAKRIILARELSLKEIREIREKVPDVELEVFIHGAMCMSISGRCLLSNYLTGRDANRGACAQPCRWKYHLVEENRPGEYYPIYEDERGTFIMNSRDLCTIEFIDQILDTGIDSLKIEGRMKGIYYGAIVTKVYREAIDKYYEGNFKYDPKWMEYLNSVSNRKYTKGFFFGNPGAEGQNYDSSSYNKTHEIVAKVLGKSRDGKSILEIRSKIAVGEEVEIIKPVGDPIKIKMPEMIKMRKGQEEGKIEIANPNVIVKVDLDLEEMDILRKKLQK
- the ftsY gene encoding signal recognition particle-docking protein FtsY, with translation MGFFNKIAEGLKKTRDKFFGNIKTLFAGRKLDDEVLEELEEIMILSDMGVEATEDILKELKERYKKENSDDPLLLLRDIMVEHLKDEPLSFNPDKKPFVILVVGVNGTGKTTTIAKLGKLYKDKGHDVVFAAGDTFRAAAIEQLKEWGNRLGIDVIAHTHGADAAAVAFDALNHAVAKGRDIVIIDTAGRLHTKQNLMEELKKIKRVIQKVIPDAPHETLLVLDGTTGQNGIIQAKVFKETTDLTGIVVTKLDGTAKGGIAFAINQELDIPIKLIGVGEKADDLQIFDPKTYCNALLGIEEK
- a CDS encoding DUF2225 domain-containing protein; this translates as MGDFWEDTTSCPLCGKAFPYTKIKIDSIRIEKYDDDLKPTYRGPNPLHFSILTCPKCGFTYFNGDDDLFKRIGKDTKKDLKEYLKRVRDKMGKIDNSKNKSIDFLKKQYALAGIVYKIVNNPGRIARTFIRLAWIFREEGKEMAELKMLVSAVEILEKNFKDLNSDEDLIMYYFFKGYTNYRIGKKKEAKEFFNKLVGRYKNSKNPYVKQAEKLKGDL
- a CDS encoding LysM peptidoglycan-binding domain-containing protein gives rise to the protein MKRLSYIVLLIILVQFFSSCSLLQGVASDNERLNDLETEVSTLKLKLTNYESELNYYKETVETYNSRIEDLNRNITNLGAKIKKIEDTLSASNAEIANELNKYKSELILYQNTLNNLQKKIGDIQNIDNEGVYSNLLSDINQRITNIENNIKILNNEAVRISDLNTLKNEFITRDSTELQQKFEALNIKITNEEKRIDDLKREIHTTSSSITNIEVSLKNMQNKGLILEGKINNIEKTLAGITLSSTEIKNNIDVAVKNNIDELLKTVNSLDKVWQINFETLEKDFDNLKNDYNSFKGKVGAIIDEENLKKYVYESVSAETQREVAKLFYKTKSDELLKIKGLENQMAQLEKNIKNLENSFEMITSRPISTFDEKYKTQLDELERKLTNALISFSKAEIKDLFGSTDQIIYQVKPGDTLSQIALAFGLGYNGVDLIKVANNIDDPRSIRVGQKIIIPVNNIEEFLTWPLTYTKPSDYDRIVVRFGDRISTGVSVGLGILPLKDEYVRPTLPGRVVEIGKAVNESKYVKIDHGNGVMTVYSNIYNIDPSIKEGKWVDTETLMGKVKKDKLFNFEIWKNGEPRDPMKLFFKFAGNFRATFYTEWDDKIIYYPAFRLTKSGNVPRPWVTVAADPKYLPLGTVVYIPEFRNTPNMGFFEVEDIGSKIVGNRLDIYINDVRLAQNTQEVSVYVVGKKARR